The window CACGTTCTCCTATCCAATCACCATGGTAGTAAGATTGTGACAAAAGCAACAAAGCAAACTTGCTCTCTACTGCAGCTGAAATGAATTGTCTTTTAAATCAGTCAGCTGTTATAACAGAAGCCATTGTTTACTTTGTTCAAGAAGAGAACCTCATACTTTAGGATTTGTTTTATATCTACACAGTAGAAACTGATATGGTGTATGAGACACCAGCAGGCATGTTTTGAGGCATTTTATCAGACATTTTGTCCTAagctttttttatttgttataaAATGTCTGTCATGTTCTTTATGTAAGTGTAGTGAATTAATCTACTACTACTAAAGAAAATGTAAAACACTGAAGAGTTTATAATCTTTTATTGTCacaatttaaaatatttttttcccacATATTAATTTGGTTCACAGAACCAGTTTTATTTAGTTAAATTCCATAATGTGGTGACCATACATAATCTATATAATGATTTAAAAGGAAGTGTTGAGCAAATGAATACCGTTAGAAGTTATTCTCCCTTATTTGCATTATCCAGAAAGTTGTCTATTCAGGAGGACTACACCAAAAACCCTCTGAGTGGTTTACTCTACAGCAAGTGCAATTTACAGTGAACATACCACCCACATCAAAGTGCAAATAATTCACAAACAAATTATTTCAATGCATTTGGGCTCCTATTGTAATAAAGAGAATGATGCTATGATAGTAATTGAGGTGACTGGTGACTAGAGAAAACACAGCCCATGCAGGAAAGGACATCCAGTATCCTGCCATCTTGGATGGCACAGTTGCTCAGGCCTGTGTTGTTATGGCAACACAGATGGGCCATGCAGATGGGGAGATAAGAGGGTCCTATGCAGGGAGTGGAGAAACCCTGCTGTGGACTGACGGGACAGAAGAAGGGGCATTTCAACAAAGCTTAGTCACGGTTACACTGCTTTCACACTGAGACAACCAATTGTCTCCTTAGATCACAAACTGACAGCAAGGCCATGCAAACCACAAATATCAGCAACAAATAAAAGAGCAGCATATAATAAATGAGGTGATATAGTTGATGATATGCTTTGTTAAAATTTGACCTTGAGCTCAagtacacacatgcaggaaatgACAAAGAAACCTTTCAAATACCTTGACATTTATACCGTACAATACATTTTGGGAACCCTAAAATTGCCTGGATTAATAAACTATGGCATGATGGTTCGTGTTTGGGTAGGACAGAGTTTTTTCTATTGCTTTATATGTTCACATTCCCTTTTCAGAATGCAACACAGTCATTGATATCTTGGAAGGCAACTCAAAATGAAACCCTCGGCTGAGGCAAGATGCAGTGGCATATTGTGGCCAGCAGAGGTCTCACAAGTCCACATCATGAGACATTGTAGCAACGCTACAAGCTTAGGCTGTAAATTCACCTGATATCTTACCATCCCAACTGAGAGACATGTGTTCCTTAGCCTCTATGCTACAAACCCTTTACTTAACACATTATCAAAGTCTCACACCAATGTCTCTTCAGGATATCAGAATGCCATGCACTAATCTGTTATGACAACAGAAAAATCTTGGAAGTAATAATAAACAAAGCTTTGGTTTTAGAACACCCACATGAAAGCCTCTCTTAGGATCAAAATGTTAACAAAATGTTAACTACTGTCTACATCCATGGACATTCAATACAGAATACTggaaaataaattgaaaataGGCATAGTCTAGTTCCACACTGTTGTACAAGCGAAACATAACAAATTGGCACTGATGCATTAGCAACATAAGCTTTCATGTTAACACCCACAACAACTGAATTTGATCTACTGTCTATAGCAGTTCTTCTCTAATACAACCAGCAGTGACCTTTATTTTTAAAAGGACACTGCAAAATGGCTAAACCAGAGGCAGCTCCAACTTCAATTAAGTTCCCACAATGATCAGGTAGCATTTCCTTCCCATCAGAGGACTGATCAGAAGGCATGTATCGAGTAGACATTCAATCCAAAATGCAAACACTTCTTTTACAGTCACAATGATTAATCAACATTTCTCATAAACACAACTAAAAATAATACTGGGAATCATTTGACCCGTTGTCAGAGAACAGTTTAGGTTCAAGAGAGGTCACTCCTCTGGTAAAACAAGGAGGATGGCAGGATTGTGAGATGTACCAGGTGGGCTGTGGGTGCAGTTCAGTTCTGCTTACTGAAGTCAAAGTGCTTAATATTCCCTACTCTTCTTTTCACTATACATGATCTAAAATAGCAGCCTCTAACTACTCATACACCTACAGAATATAGACCTTCAGACAGGATCTAGTCCATGTTACAGATGGTGTGTTTTAGCTATAAGGAATGTGAGAGCCTGTAAACTTGCACACCAACATTCCGATAACATGAGTGGTttccgcatacacacacagcatgcctGACAGTGGATGGGTAGTACAACATGGACTCTTCAGCTGAAAACATGAGGTGCCAGACAGCTCTCTGGCAGTGTAACAATAGTGCATGTGTCAGACTTCTTTTGGCATGTTCTTTACATGGTTATCAAACACAGATGATTGCAAAAATCTAAAGGCAATCATTGTTGTTTAATGAATGGATACTGTGCCCACAGGGGGGAGCCTAGCTGCTACTCTTTAGTGCTGTGAATGAGATCCAGCCATAAACGGTGTAGTGAGAGAACATGAGACAGCAGTTCCTGCAAATTACTACTGTTTAAACTGGTGATTTTTTTGCCTGACTATAGGAACATCTTGGTTCCTTGGAAGTGACCGTCAGTGCAAAATGTAGTCAGAGTGGTGTGAGGTTTGGAAAACTAGGTTCCTTTTCTTCTTCCGTTTTCTCAATTTTTGTTGAACATCTGAGTTCCTGATGCAGACTTTTGCCTGTCACTGACCAGGCCAGGGACAGGCTCAGAGGTCGAATGCAGGGTCATACTTTCTGACCTCCAGAAGGAGGCGCTCTCTGTCACTCAAGGCTTGGGAGAGAGCACACTGCGTCTCAGAGAGCTGGGACTCCAAACAAGAactctggaaagagagagaaagagttagtTACCTTTAATCCCTCAGAATTAATCCCACGGTGGTTCTACTATAGTAAACTATACTCCACAAAGCTGTTGTAATTGTAACACGAGGCTTACTTGCCACTCAAGACACTAAACGCTTCTCTGTTTATCTGCCTTCTACCTGACCGTAGCAAGACTATTACAATTACAGTATCTATGTTACAACCAATCCTTCTACCATTACAACATCAACACAGGTTCTGTGTCAGGTGATAGGCTGCACTCTTTTCACACTGCAGGGCTGAGCTTAGCTGAGATGCACTGCACACAACTGCTACGACAGTTGTTAAGAGTAACCAATTACATTAACTGCACGTATATCAATAAATTACACAAATCTGTGCTTAAAACCCAGAACTAGATTTTAAAACAATACAAAAGTTGTGGGATAAGACCTAAGGTTAAATGATTTTAGGATGCAACTTCCAGAATTTAAAACAACTCCTACAAGATAACACCCTAATAGACAATGCAATACAATATCCTTTTGTTACTGGAAAGTAAAGCGAGCAAATGGATGTCATGTGTTCATTCGACAGGCCAGTACCTACCGTGCTCTGTAGTAGGAGGGAGCAGGACTTGTCTGGCTTCTCTGCACAAGCTGGAGAGCCCCTGCTTTCTCCGCCTGCAAGCCAATACAGCACAGGGCAGTGTTACTAATGTAGATGCACCATTGTTAACTGATAACACACGCCACAAGCCTGTCTTCTTTGCCTCTGCTCACCTTTGACCCTGAAGAGGCCTTCGTCTGTGCGCTCCAGCAGTAGCTGTTCCAGGGTGAAGGTGGCCGGGACAGGCTGGGGGGCAGTGGAGAAGATCTTAGGGATGTCGTCctagagatatggagagagcagaggctaACGTCATGTCCTGACTAGGGGCTGAAGAACACTACCTGCTGCTTGGCACTGCCTCCCACCACCTCACCTTCAGGGTGACGGTGATGTTGTTCAGGTTGATCCTCATGGGCTGGATGTCAGCGCTGAGCTCATCCTCCAGGAAGGGTCCCAGGGTGGCCAGGGTGGAGGCCAGCAGCTCAGCGTGGAAGCCCTGCAGCCCCAGCTCCAGGAACCCCACAGACTCCGAAAGAACAGAGTGACGGCCAGCACATGGACCCATCTCTGCCCGCATACACATCACCGGAGCTCCCCGGCTGCCCCTCTGTCCCGGGCCCTGGCCCTGTTTCTGGTTCTTAGGAGGCCCACCTGTGgctggagacaggaggaggacaggacagaggagcaGTCGGTCAGTCCACTGAAAAACACTGATAGATTTGATGGATGGACCGCATTTGGCCAGTGAGCCTGTTGTTCAGTGAGGTGCAGTAGACCAGGCTAACATACCTGGTATGAGACCAGCCAGTAAGTCAGACACTTGGATGTTGCCCATCTGTGTGGGGGTGAAATCCTGCGCCTCTAGCGCCACCACCTggttctctcccctcacctccaccacacagGACATCCCActgaggagcagcagcagcacagaggCCTGCtgagcacagagacacacagagacacacagagacacacagagagacacagagagacacagagagacacacagagacacacacataggcacagtTATAAAAGAAAGCAACAGCTATGGTCTGATCCAGCCattgtttatatgtgtgtgtgtgtgttcgtgtgagaCCCACCTCATTGTGGGCTATGTCCTCGGTGCTCTGGGACAGCGAGCTGCTCAGGTCAGCTGATGAGCCTCCCTCCGTCCCAGGGGCGGGGCTGCCTCGGCTGGCTCCCAGCACTGAGGAGCTGTTGGGACGCATTGACTCCACCCCCGACTCTGAAACCACAAACACGGCCGCTCAGATCAGGAGGACTACCACAACTTCCTGTTCTCATAGTCCCATTTCACATGCCACTCTGTCTACGTGGAACACCGTGTCTGTGCTACGTAGCCTTTGTAGGTGATGATGGATGTTGAGGTGAGCTACCGGAGTCCAGGAGGATGACAAAGTTGTCGCTGGTGTCGCTGTCGACTGAGAAGTGGTCATCAGGCTGGCTACCGTCCAGGATGGCGCTGTCAAAGGAGCGCTGGGAAGGGGACTGCTTCATCGACTGGAGACGCAGGCTGGCTGTCAGGGAGGGGGACTCCTCCTGACGCTGctccctggagagggagggagagagacagagagagagagacagagagagagagagacagagacagagagagagagacagagaaagagacagagagagacagagacagagagagacagagagagacagagagagacagagacagagagagacagagacagacagagacagagagagacagagagagacagagacagagagagacagagagacagagacagagagagagacagagacagacagagagagacagagagagacagagagagagagagacagagagagagacagagagagagagagacagagagagagacagagagagagacagagagagacagagagagacagagagagacagagagagagagacagagacagagagagagagagagacagagacagagagacatagagacagagagacacagacagagacagagacagagacagagagagagagagagagagagagagagagagagagagagagagagagagagagagggagagaaaaacataAGTCAGAGATGTTTTGGTGGAGAGTAAATGAGTGGGAGGAAACAGGCTGTGTTTACGTTTTCCTCAATCAAACCATCCAGCGTGCGGTGTAAACTAGGGAGCCTACCTCTGGGGAGTGAATAGCTTGCTCATCCCGGAGCTTCGACTCAGGATGCTGAAGGCGTCTTTCGTAATCGAGAAAGCCCCTTTGGTCAGGTCCACTGAGGCACTGAAGGCGTCTTTGGTGACATCCTTGGTGGCATTTAGGGCGCTGGAGAGCTCCCCCTCCAGGCTAAAGGTGGAGGGATCTCTGGAGAGCACTGGCAGctgtccaggagagagaggaggggagagaaccaGGTCTGGGTCCTCCACCCCTTCTTCTACAGCCTCGCAagcttcctccacccctccatccacctcctgGTTCAGTTcagcaggagcagaggaggtAAGTGGAGCCGTGCCATTCTCTATGCCGCTGTCCTCCAGGGGCCCCAGGCCTGGCTCCGTGGCCTGACGGGTGAGGGACAGGTCGGAGTCCGTCAGGCTggggctgtctgtctctggggtGCGGGCCTCCTCCTGAGGCTCCGTGGTGGCTGGCGGGAGCAGCAATCCTAGCTCCACTGAGTCCATGAGCAGAGCCAAACACACCGTAGGGGGGTCTGGCTCCTGGCCCCGAGCCTGCTTGGCGTCCCGGGTGTCCCGGCCCAGCTCGCCTCCCAGTCGGGCCAGAGTGTCCTTCATCCTCAGAAGAGACACGTACTGGTAGTGGTTGAGCCACACCTTGACTGGAGTGATTGTGTGGACCAGGAGGTGGATGGAGGCCTGTGGTTGTGGGGCCTCCACCTGACTGTCAGACCTGGGGTCCTGGTGCTGGCCCGGGTTGGAGGGTGGCTGGCTCTGCTCTGGAGGTGTGTGGTGGAGACTGCTGGGGTTACTGGTGGCGGACTGGATAGAGTCATGTCCAGCTGGCGAGGACAGACAGCCACGCTTGAATGCTGCCGGgcgacacatccacacagataTGGCGAAAGGCTCTACAAAGGGCTGGGATCTCCCCTTGGGGCCTCTCTTTCCCCCGTCAAAGTTTAAGGAGAGCCGGGACAGGCTGAGGGACCAGACATCCTGGGTACGGGGGGGCCTGCACCCAGACTGGGCCAGGGGCTCCCCCTCCAGGGAGTGCTGGAGGAAAGTGGAGGGCAGTGGGTGGAAGGCACTCTGGTCTCTGGggaaggggcaggggggagaggcctGGAAGAAGGGGCGTGTGGCGAAGCAGCCGTAAGTGCCGTTAAGGTCGGCTCTCATGCCGTGGGGGCAGTGGCGAGTGTTACTGAGGACCGTCTGAGGGACGATGATGCTGAGAGACTGGGGCCGCTCAGGGTGGTCTAGGATGGAAGACTCCAGAGGAATGATCagcttcagagagagagagaggaagagagagataaaagagagagttagagagagaaaccagCCAGGGGGGGATAACATATACATTACCCAATCTTGTTCAAGGTTTCAGTGTGAGCTCAATCTCACCTTCAGCTGGATTGCATCCATACGAATGTCCATATGCTCCTCAGCCTtgctgctgtcctggaggtggtAGAATGCTTTGACTTGCTCCAGAGTCCGCAGCAGACCTCTGGTGAACAGGTTGACCCACAACACACTGGCTGGGTCGACACACAGCTGCAGGCCATTCAGCTGTGCATACAGGTTGGAGTCTGGCACTGAGGAGAGACACGAGGCACggggggaggagatgaaggAAGGTTTCACTCAGATAAATGTATAACTCATTGTAAACAATGGCTGGATGAGATTGTTATTTGTTAGTTGCTTGGAAACTGATGTTCCACTTTAAAGAAATTGTAGTGCATCTGCGTGTTCAACATGTTCTAAGTTCTTACCAGGTGAGCCAGGGCTGTCAGAGAAGTAGTACTCGGTGAACTGCAGGTGGATGGCCGGGACGTTGTCAGCCAGATGCAGAGACTTGCGGTTACATGACAGTAAGGACTGGGTCTTCTTACTGTGGCGGCCCCCTGTCGACACCTGGATGAAAAAGAGGAAGTAAGTTCTGGATTTCCTTTTCAGTTTGGTCCTAGCCGTGAATATGGGGAAATAAAGTTTGAGACCTAAAAGGAATCAGAACGGTTTAATGCTACATCCTGTCACATGAGTTTAAACCACACAGTGAAATTACTCAAAAATAGCCTTCAAAATGTCAAAAGCCTATTTTTGTGAAAACTGTGACTGTAGTTGAAATCACATCCTTTACAGATATGAAAGAAGACAAAGTAAAAAAATTGAAAGTAGAGGTGGCTGGGGGTTTTCTCTCTCAGTTTAAAGGCTTTAGCTAGTGAAGTGTGACATGGTGAAGGCTTATCTCATTACTAGAATGATTGCAGTGATAGGCAAGGAGATTTCAGGTCTTCCCTGTAatcgtcataacatttaaaaaatatgtCAGATTAACTGCTATAAACCCTAATACCCTGAAAAGGACAACTAGCTTTAAAATCTTGTTCCATTAGAGAGAACCAGAATCAGTCACCTGGTGAATGTCCAGGTCGTCCACTCTGACCACCACACAGCTGGAGCGCAGCCTCTTCAGCGGGGTCCTGGATGGTTGCTCTCTGCCTGGGGGGCTTGTCTTGGGAGTGGGCTGTCCGTCTACAGAGGTATGCAAGTACATAACAGTCACATACTTAGGGTGCTCCACGGGGTCACGTCAAGCACTCCACCCATTTCATCTAAAACATCTATCCTTCTATCTATCCTCCAAATCTATCCTTCCACCCTAGGAGGTCGTGATCTTACTCTGGGCCCTCCGGGCTGGAGAGTCCTTAGCTGTGTTGGAGTTCTGGCAGTGTGGCCCGGGGATGCCTGaggcctccaccctcctctggaAGTCCTGCAGCAGTTGACCTGCCCACTGCGCTCGAGCCTCCATAGCCCCACAGTGGCGCTCCCAGTGGCGGCAGCCGTCACCTTGGAGACGACGGGACATGATTAGACTGATACTGAGGGCCAGACCCTTGAACCCATATGACCCTTCTCACGATAATGTTACAGGTAGTGCTGTTCTACAATTCACACTTAACGAATTCCACTGAGGATTATAGCTGTGGGCAGGCTCACCCAGACAATTAGTCTGCAAGAATGGCAATCCTCCTTACTATTAGTCTAAATCAATGCTGAGCTTTCAGAGGGAGTATTTATAGGTGAAAACCCAGACACTGAGGGGCAGTATTCTTACCAGGCCTGTGAATTGGATAGTAGTCAAAGCCAAGCTTCCTGAAGGTCAGTTGCATAGCACCctgggaaccaggaggcggGAGCTCTTCTGTGTGACATAAGAACATAACTGGTCAAAACCTTTATGGCACATCTGGCAACTTTACATAAGTTTAACCATTCGCCAATACAGAGGACTTTACATCTGTGTAAAAGCTCAGAATGAAAAATGCAGTAGGTTGATCCAAAGGTAGACAACCTATACTACTGGTCCTTAATTTGGTAGATGTTCTGAGTCTGACCTGAGTCCATGGAGGAGCTGTCGTTGCATATGTGCAGGTCCAGTCGGGATATGAAGGTGTGGTAGGAGGACTCTTTAACATCGTACAGGTCAAAGTACTGGCCCAGGTTGGAGGGGGCACCgctgggagggggcggggcggggggatCAGTCCACAAGGTGTGGatgccaggggaggggggggcagtctGCAACAGACAGGACATTGCTCCTCATTAATGAAGCAgagcagtcaaacacacactaatTACAACACTAGGACAGAGGTAATGTTACAATACAGATATCACTGTATAGAAACGGGACTATGACAACAATAACACGTAATATAGGCCGTTTATATGACACAAGAGCCCATTGAATGACGTTTGATGACACTTGGTTGTGGAGTAGGACATGGTGTTGTAGTGGATGTGGACAGGTCAGAACAGCAGGAGGACCTGTAAGGACTCAGCAGCCATGCTCTTCCTCTGCTGGGCAGACTTCTCCATGGCCTCACTCAGGGACTTGGCATAGTGGATGACAGCCTTGAGCTGGGAGTCTGTCAGCACCCACAGAAGGTCGTCCAGGATGAACAGCAGTTTGGACGCCAGCACGTTGCAGTCTTTCACCTGAAACAGGGATCAAGAGATTAGGTGGTAAGTAAACAAAAAGTAAACAGTGACTTGAACCACTACAAGTCAGACTGTGTAGAAGCCCCCGTGTCCGATACTGTAGGTCAGGCTTACCCTGCGTTTGAGGGCGATGCGGATGCGCCCCTGGTTGGTAATGAGGCGTAACGGGGTACTGCTCAAGTCCTGGTCCTCACTCTCTATGGCATCAGCCTCGATGCGCAGACTCTGCCAGTTGATCTCCTTGAACGTCAGCACCTGAGGGTTGGAATgaattgacaaacacacagagacaaaccagAGTTCACTAGCAGGCTAAATGAAAGTGGGTCCTATTAAACAGCATCATTGTCATCTGTAAGCTAAAAAGAACTGCAATAGTGCATACTAGTCATAGGGTTACTTAGTCACTGGAGATCAGCTGCACTTTTATAACATGATCAGTGGGGCTCTTTGAGCCAGACAGGAAATACAAAAACAGTCATCACAGCCAATAACACTGAGCAATTGGACTAATGAAGTGATTAAATACTGGCCTTAGAAACAGAGGCCTGATCTGTAGGCTGAGGATTCTGTACAGTCTATGCAGTGATCTAACATAGGCCAGGCAGGCCTGGGGGAGGTGAGCTGtactctacctctcctctcttgggGTCAGTGACGCGGGTGTAGCGCAGGTCACTACGCTGCCATTCAGGGTTGAGGCTGTTTCCCTGTAGCTGCCACAGTTCGAAGGATGCATGGAAGGCACGGGCCTGCACCTTGATAGTGATGGAGTTGATGATGACCGACATTCCCTCCACCACCTTCTCAGCAAAACCATACTCACTGCACAGCAAGGATGAGATGCTATTGAGGTCAATAACTGAGAGAGAACTTGACTGTGCAGTTTCATAGATGTCTGATGCATTCACCGAAAGCACTTTTACAAACAGTGTGTACACATGCATACTTTCCACCACTGAACAAACTCGATTACCTCTGGCCTGCGGTGATAGCTATGGGGGAGGGGCCATTTGGTGGCCGTGGCTCTTCACAAGTCCTCATCTCTACCTCCACCTTATCGAGGAACTGCAAACAAGAGTGAACAGCAAAACAGCGATCTGAGCGTGTCATGCAGCACATGATTAAAGACTACACCCTGATGGCAGTTGAACCAATTAAATGCCAAACCAACACATTTTGTGAGACGGAGAAAGTTAATGTGAGagtgggagaaaaagagagggagagggcgtgtgaaagagagagtgaaagtcaAAAAAggggagcaacagagagagagagcaagagagagagagagagagcaagagagagagagagcaagagagagcaagagagagcaagagagagagagagcaagagagagaacaacaacaaaggGCTGCATTCCTACCAGGCAGATCGGGCTGGTCTTCAACTTTGTCCATTGTATCTGGATGAAGACAAAACAGCAAGGGACTAGTTAGCCAAACACAGAAGTTGAATCAGTACTACTACCCAACTTGTCCTTCATATGACTCAGCAGCTGTCGTACATTCACAACCATCACTCATTCAAATGGTCTTACATTTTATGACCAAACTAGAACACACTAAATACCATAAGCTAGCCAGGCTTCAAACTTATCTTCAAGACAGATCATTAACCTCTCCAGCCTAGATCTTTGCTAGAGCTCTCTCCCTTGATGAGCTCAGGTGCTTTGATACAAAGGCTAGCTTTGCCAGTGGCCTTTAGTGTCCCTCAAAAACATGCCTCTGCATTATCTCTGGCCAATGATCTCTGGAGATGCTGCACAGTGATCTCAGGGGCGTTTCTGAGGGCTGCTGATCCGTGTGATGCTGTTACTCTTAGTTTCCTCATGGCTTCTCTGGCCTTGTAACTGTGAAACCACAGCTTCACAAGTACAACTAACCATGCCCTTCACCAGTATTATATTACACATTGTATACAAGtagtaatacaaaatgtctccATTTGGTCTATATGTACAGCTAATATGAACAATGGGGTTCACAGGTCACACAATTCAGCTAACAACTATTCCCTTCAGAAGAAACACTTGTACTGCAAAAACTAGATTTAAGGAAAGAGAAGCATGGAGTCATATATTTGTATCTTGTCATCTCACCCTGATTGCAGCTTTGTTGCAGTAGACCCGGGTGACAGCCAGCCAGGTAGGCAGGTCTAGCATGTTCTGGAGAACCTCCTCGTCCAGCTCCAGGTTGGACAGCTGGCCCTCCCCCTTCAGGGTGCTCAGGTTGATCTTGTCAGGGGACAGGTTCTTTGTGAACCTTCACAGGGGAAtaagaaaaagaagaacaaaaacaTCAAGGTCGCAAGATTGCTTAATTATTTGTATTAGCATTGATTAATGCTAATAAACATTTGAGCACAACTTCTTGTCATTGTCAACTCTGTACAGACACAAGTGCCAGTACTGATGCCAAGCCTAGCTAGTGAGAATGGGTTTGACTAGTAGATTGACCCAAGCTGGGCAGCTGGGAAGATTGGGCAGATTCCCACAACAATATTTCACCAGCATCCTTGACCCTTCCACTCCAAAGTTGTTAAGAGCTGCATAGCAAATTGACTTGGCAAACACTCCGACACAGTATTAGGACTGAAAGACGCACTTATAAAACATCTGAAAGTATGACTTGACTTGAAACAGACTAGTCCTCCTTTTCTTCACGATCAATGTCCAACACAACATGACAGGAttggacttttttttttacctttacaGAACACAAGATGTCATTTCTTACACCATCACAAAACTGGTCATATTTGGGCTTTGACCAAAAGCTACGGGAAAAGCAGCCTTAATGTTGTGAATGTGCCATACAGTAGCAGTAAAGAACCAATCTTGAAAATGTTCATAAGCCAGTCTAACTCAACACATGCAGCTCACCCTCAGGCTACAGTGAACAATGACTCCTCCTGCTTCTGAGACAAGTCACAATGGTTGTCATTGAGCATGCAGCTGTAATTACATTAAAGCAGATCTACCATACACAAGACTTTGTTCCACCACAGTGGACAGCATCAGCCTTCtgggctctccctccctccccttaggGAACACTAACCAGCTCACAATCCTGCTTACAATCAAACACCTAACAGTGCACAGGAAATAGGCTGTGAGTAACAGGCATTGGTGAGCCTAAACAGCAAGGCCTAAATGAAAGGCAGAGAATGAAAAGCCCAGAATGTGCATATTATTTTAAAAAGCTGGTGCTTTCTTTATATGTCAGACATCAAAGAACATACCAATTAGTCTGTATAATAAATGGTGGAAGGTATTCATAAAGACCAAAGCAGATCCTAATTGTATGAATTAGCATTCTTCAACAGTGCCTATTAAGCCTAACTCAGATTGGCACTGAGAGAAAGCTTGTTATTTTTTCTTTGTCTATTTAGCCATGTACCAAGACATTGTGGAGCAAGG of the Hypomesus transpacificus isolate Combined female chromosome 18, fHypTra1, whole genome shotgun sequence genome contains:
- the uhrf1bp1 gene encoding UHRF1-binding protein 1 isoform X1 produces the protein MAGIIKKQILKHLSRFTKNLSPDKINLSTLKGEGQLSNLELDEEVLQNMLDLPTWLAVTRVYCNKAAIRIQWTKLKTSPICLFLDKVEVEMRTCEEPRPPNGPSPIAITAGQSEYGFAEKVVEGMSVIINSITIKVQARAFHASFELWQLQGNSLNPEWQRSDLRYTRVTDPKRGEVLTFKEINWQSLRIEADAIESEDQDLSSTPLRLITNQGRIRIALKRRVKDCNVLASKLLFILDDLLWVLTDSQLKAVIHYAKSLSEAMEKSAQQRKSMAAESLQTAPPSPGIHTLWTDPPAPPPPSGAPSNLGQYFDLYDVKESSYHTFISRLDLHICNDSSSMDSEELPPPGSQGAMQLTFRKLGFDYYPIHRPGDGCRHWERHCGAMEARAQWAGQLLQDFQRRVEASGIPGPHCQNSNTAKDSPARRAQNGQPTPKTSPPGREQPSRTPLKRLRSSCVVVRVDDLDIHQVSTGGRHSKKTQSLLSCNRKSLHLADNVPAIHLQFTEYYFSDSPGSPVPDSNLYAQLNGLQLCVDPASVLWVNLFTRGLLRTLEQVKAFYHLQDSSKAEEHMDIRMDAIQLKLIIPLESSILDHPERPQSLSIIVPQTVLSNTRHCPHGMRADLNGTYGCFATRPFFQASPPCPFPRDQSAFHPLPSTFLQHSLEGEPLAQSGCRPPRTQDVWSLSLSRLSLNFDGGKRGPKGRSQPFVEPFAISVWMCRPAAFKRGCLSSPAGHDSIQSATSNPSSLHHTPPEQSQPPSNPGQHQDPRSDSQVEAPQPQASIHLLVHTITPVKVWLNHYQYVSLLRMKDTLARLGGELGRDTRDAKQARGQEPDPPTVCLALLMDSVELGLLLPPATTEPQEEARTPETDSPSLTDSDLSLTRQATEPGLGPLEDSGIENGTAPLTSSAPAELNQEVDGGVEEACEAVEEGVEDPDLVLSPPLSPGQLPVLSRDPSTFSLEGELSSALNATKDVTKDAFSASVDLTKGAFSITKDAFSILSRSSGMSKLFTPQREQRQEESPSLTASLRLQSMKQSPSQRSFDSAILDGSQPDDHFSVDSDTSDNFVILLDSESGVESMRPNSSSVLGASRGSPAPGTEGGSSADLSSSLSQSTEDIAHNEQASVLLLLLSGMSCVVEVRGENQVVALEAQDFTPTQMGNIQVSDLLAGLIPATGGPPKNQKQGQGPGQRGSRGAPVMCMRAEMGPCAGRHSVLSESVGFLELGLQGFHAELLASTLATLGPFLEDELSADIQPMRINLNNITVTLKDDIPKIFSTAPQPVPATFTLEQLLLERTDEGLFRVKGGESRGSPACAEKPDKSCSLLLQSTSSCLESQLSETQCALSQALSDRERLLLEVRKYDPAFDL